The Lates calcarifer isolate ASB-BC8 linkage group LG11, TLL_Latcal_v3, whole genome shotgun sequence genomic sequence ATTACAATTTTGTCTTGCAGAACAGATTTCTTTCAAAGGTATCTGCAACTGATAATCATCTCACATCTCTAAAATCTCCTGATTTCCTCCAGGTTGGCAGGCACTGGTCTAGCAAACACCAAAAAAAGACATGACCCAAGCTGAAATCTGATACTGAAAAAATCCATAGCAGTATTTATATATAGCACCTGATATGTAAGCTATATGTTGCTGCAGAGAGATTTCTGGGAAAAGGTGTCAGTATAAATGTGCCCTTTAAAAGTCAAACCATAGCTGATTGATGCTGTGGAGGGAGATGTGTGGCTGCCACCTAGTGGTCAAGGTGTAAAAGTCCAGCTTTTATTTAACAAAGCATGGTGTGGCTAAGCTACATAAAGAAGGTGGATAAAGTAAGAATATACAATAGTTGTGCTGTTAATATTGATGGTGTGCTTTGAGTATACACCAAAGAGTAACTGTTGACTGAATCATTTATATTGCTTCAACACACTGTTCAATAATGTGACTAATGTAGACTTCAGAGATGGTTatcaatatatattttaaggAAAATTTAAGGAAAATACAATTTTCACCATCAAGCATTATAAGCATAGCCAGCCATcatatacataaaaacatacaatcTGTATCATTGTCTCCAAAAGTGACATTATCACAAACTACAACCATAATAACAGACAACTCAAAAAAAAGTGCAAGTTCACTTTAAAGCATGGCAAGtacaacaacatgaaacacCAATATTGTCCTATCCAAGATATGTTACAAGCTTCTGTTGGAAAGCACCATCTCTTCTATAACAAATCTGACTGAAAAGTTAATATTTCCTCTTTCACATCTATGCTGTCAAGACAAGAGCCTCAGCTTCATCTCAGTGCTTCGACAGACATTCTGTGGTCTTGAGGTCTGAagaaatgtacaaacacagttGTATATGGGAAAACTTGATCATCTGTCCTCTTAATCTCAGCGTTATCATCTGAATGAGTCTCCCTACCCAAGTCAGTGGTGTTAGAGGGGGCAAGCATTATGAAGACGATGATTACGGTGGCAAGTTAAACACAGTGAGGTTTACCAGCAGATACTGAAGGGAAGAGGAATCCTGGCGGTGAACAGTcccatgtttttttctcagtcaaaAAGCCTTCTGTCTACATTCTCTGAATCTCAAAGAGGCGGACATCAGTGTCATACCAGATAGGAGGGTCCACattgctgtttaaaaaaaaaagatataagaTTTAGTCAGCACAGAAAGACGACTATTTGCATACTGCTCAGCTCTTATGTCTGACTCACCGCAAATAGACGACACCCCACATGTAGGTGCGAAACCACATGGCAGTGCCTGCGTTGGCCTGATACTTTCTGATGAGGATGGGGTGAGGGACTGGCAGCAGGCCCACTAATGTGCCGTGCTGGAGAAACTTCAAGATCTCTGATTCATCTGTCAAACCCCTGCAGAGAAACATGAGcacacttgaaaaaaaaacacacacacgcacacattctGGTAATATTTCAGAAGAATGTCAGCCAATATATGGCTTTTACATTCAAACTGTAAAAGGAATAGAAGTGTTTACATACTTGTCGATGCAGATCTTCTCCACCTGGGGAACTAACACTTGCAGAAGACGCATGATTGTCTGCAGGGGTAGCTTACACTTCCAGGAAAGCACCTAGGGCAGAAGAGGTAAATCTGGATCAGTCACTCATTCTGCCAAATGTCCAACATATTTCAAAAAATAAGGGGATggatgagaggaaaagatgcaACAGACCCATTCTGGTGTGGGAGCCCAAAACGATGTTGAGGATGCGCTTGACAAACGTCTTCTCTCCATTTCTGCTTCAGTGTAGAAAACATCCTGATAACATGAAGAAATAGATTTAACCAACATGACATAtgcttttaaacaaacatatgcacacaaatgcgcacacacacttacctcATTATCTCTGCCTGAGTTTGACTCTGTATCACTGGTCCCGGCGGCTACACTTTGGTCTGGGGAGACAGTGTGTGGGGAATCTGTCTTTGGGACAGACACCATGGTGCCGTCCTCTGACACCTGCGACTTCTCTGTGAGCTTGTCAATGCCTGCAGGAAACCATAAATCACAGAAAACCATGCAAAAAAATTTGCTTGTGTACACGACAGATACCTACCCCCGCAGTCAGTAAGTTGACCGATAACCCAGTTTAACACTTTAAGAATAACATCCACACAGCATACAGAGTCAGTACCTGGCATGGCAACCAGACTGGCCTTCAGTGTACCAGGCTCCGCTGGCACAGCAGGGTGAGAGCCTTCCATGGATACAGTCTCCTGGGAGCTTGTGCGCGAAATGACATCTGGcgacttcctcttcctctgcaaaGCCTTCTGAATGGAAGCAGGATCGGAGGGCAGGTTGGCCAGCTGGTGGAACACGTTACGTTTGCGGATGATGGCGTACACCAGGTTGCAGTTTCCTGCAGGCGAATGAGTGGACAGATTTATAACAAGATGTGTGTACATGAAAGCTGCAAAACCCTTTCTGATACTCCGACTCTGTCAAGCTTTCTCTCACCATCAAATTGGTACTGGATAATATTGTTAAAAGCCTCAAGAAGGAAGAATACAAGGTGATGGTTCTGGGCTGCTGAGAACAGGAACCAGCTGGTGGAGAAGGCCtccagcaggtggagcagtTTGTTGGCTGCCACCATTGACAGGCTCTTCAAGTAGGGAGACACTGCAGAACAAgcagaaaaaatataatataattgacatgtcatttttaattctaatgaaaatataaaaagtgacAACTCTATTTTTATGATATCAAAACTTTATAGTAGCTGGTTGCAAATCAAATCTGTGCATTGTCCAGCAGATGGCACCAAAGCAATTCACCGTTTACAACAATGGTGAGCAGGCAGTCAAACAGCGGTTGGAGACGCTGGTGGCCTGTGGTGATAATCTTGTGAAACACctataaaacaaacagtgacagctGTGAGCATGGACTGTTTTTTAATTAGCCAGCAATAAAGAGCACTGCTATTTCAGGTGATGTAATGTAGCTGAGTCTCACCACTATAAGCAGGTCGGCATGAGTCCCTGTGAACACCGGGATGTCCATAGGCACATGGATGGAGTAGGGCTTGTTCAAGCGCACGCCAAAGTTTCTCTCCCCgctcaacagcagcagaatgaacACGCCAATGTGCATGAGTCCGACACGGGCTGCACCGGAGGAGAACACATCAGAATTAATGCACAGGAGAGGCAGAGGCTTGTTAGCTGCAAGGAGAATGGTAACATTGGGATGAGGCTTACACTGGTCAGCCCTGGCATCATTCAGGTAGTAGAGTATCGGAACCAGAATATCCAGCACATCGCTGCTCTTCAGGACAAAAAACAGGAACTTCTACCATGGAAACACAAAGGGGACAGTGATGAATAAAGACAGCACAGACTTTTAATGCCTCATCTGGCTGAGGAGACTCCCTATTATACTCCTTGCCAACCTTATTGAAGTCACACAGCTTCCAGAAGAGAACCAACAGCTCTTGGTGGAATTGGATTTTCTTTGTGGAGTTGGGCAGGTAAGTCTGAGTCAAAGGGTTGGTCAGCAGACGAGCTAGGCCCTTCAATACAAAGTCAAAGTCCTGCCAAATGGGAGAACACAAGAAACTTTGGACACGTGACCTTTACGGGGAAAATCTCTGCATTTTTTACAACAATAATGATATGAGTACCTCCTCTCTGTGAATCCTTGACAAATAATTCACAAACAGGTTTTCGGGGCCTGTAGACTGCACAAAGATACAGagatttatttaaatgacatTAAACACATGCTACATAGtcatctgacttttttttctccctctgttcttaGTGTCATACTTCTTGTTCCTCCATGCTGGATGGGGAGGCAGGGCGGTGAGGAACCCCTCCGTCGTGCTCCAGTGTCACAATAAGGACCTGCACAGCTTGCTCCACCAGCTGCTCCCGGTAGTCAGAGAAGAGCAAGTGGTTGTACGGGATGCCGTAGCCCACTGGATCATAAGCACACACCACGTTCAGCAGAGAGGTGAACAGAGGCAGAGCATGTctggagacaaaaacacagagaccaTGTCAGCAAATCATTTGCATCTGTGAGTCTCTAGCTGGTATTACATGAAAAGAGTTGACAATTTTAATATGTCATTTATAATGAAATGTCCTATTCTAGTCACCACAGAAACAtctacataaatataaaataatgtgGCAGTACAGGGACACGTGAGCAGTCATTTCTTGACTTTGGAAATAGTAGTTGGCaagaaaaggataaaaaaaagttaaggTCATCTTACAAGCTTTTATTTCTGAAATTTCATCCACATCTCACTGACAACTGAGCCAAACCATCTCCATGGTAACTGAGCTAACTCAACTTTTGATAAAGAtcatgagatgtggttgaaagctcttAGAAAACCTTGTAAGTAAACCTCTTCGTATTCTGCTTCTGTCCATTCACATTATTGTCAACTCATATAATCAAGGTTTTACTTCATATGCCATTTTAActctaattttttaaaaaaatcacattgaCAGTTTAATGGGTGCACATCATCACATATGTAGTTTTGTACATCACCTATTTTCTGTAGAGCAGAAGAAAGTCACCCAAGGGTTGAGCACACTGTTGTCGGATGAGGGAGGCAGGTACATGGCCTCAGAGAAGCAGGTTAGTAACAATCTTAGCAACTCGGTCCTAAAGAGAGTcagagacaaagacataaaGATGGACAAAAGCAAAAGGTCTGTCAATCCAACATGTAGATGACAAAGTAAAGACTGTTTGTGACACATATGCTGCCAAGCACAGCTGGACACGGCCAGCTGACTCACCTATTCAGATCATGGATGTAGTTGAGAGGTGGGGACTGTGCAAAGCCCACCCCTGCCTCCCAGATGTATTCACAGCTGTCTATGGACTGCATGTTCTCTACCGAGTCCTAGACAGGGCAacaacaaattattttattcaatGTATCAATTAGCATTTTTCAGAACTCCTTAAACCTAAAGGACATATTAGGTTGTTTAATGCTGCAAGAGAGGAATCAGAAAACACCATGGTCGTAA encodes the following:
- the hid1a gene encoding protein HID1 translates to MGSTDSKLNFRKAVIQLTTKTQPVEATDDAFWDQFWADTTTTVQDVFALVPAAEIRAVREESPSNLATLCYKAVEKLVQGAESGCPTEREKQVILNCTRILTRILPYIFEDQDWRGFFWSTVPGAGRAGTDELDDDDGARPLAESLLLAIADLLFCPDFTVHSHKRGPDSVENMQSIDSCEYIWEAGVGFAQSPPLNYIHDLNRTELLRLLLTCFSEAMYLPPSSDNSVLNPWVTFFCSTENRHALPLFTSLLNVVCAYDPVGYGIPYNHLLFSDYREQLVEQAVQVLIVTLEHDGGVPHRPASPSSMEEQESTGPENLFVNYLSRIHREEDFDFVLKGLARLLTNPLTQTYLPNSTKKIQFHQELLVLFWKLCDFNKKFLFFVLKSSDVLDILVPILYYLNDARADQSRVGLMHIGVFILLLLSGERNFGVRLNKPYSIHVPMDIPVFTGTHADLLIVVFHKIITTGHQRLQPLFDCLLTIVVNVSPYLKSLSMVAANKLLHLLEAFSTSWFLFSAAQNHHLVFFLLEAFNNIIQYQFDGNCNLVYAIIRKRNVFHQLANLPSDPASIQKALQRKRKSPDVISRTSSQETVSMEGSHPAVPAEPGTLKASLVAMPGIDKLTEKSQVSEDGTMVSVPKTDSPHTVSPDQSVAAGTSDTESNSGRDNEDVFYTEAEMERRRLSSASSTSFWAPTPEWVLSWKCKLPLQTIMRLLQVLVPQVEKICIDKGLTDESEILKFLQHGTLVGLLPVPHPILIRKYQANAGTAMWFRTYMWGVVYLRNVDPPIWYDTDVRLFEIQRM